Genomic DNA from Pyruvatibacter sp.:
GAGGTATCCCAGCGATTGCCGCCCATCTCCTGCACGTCTGCGTAGTAGCCATCGACGATTTGGGTGACGGGAAGATCGGCCCCATTGCGCGCCGCTTCCGCAAGGCAGATCGCAAGGTCCTTGCGCATCCAGTCAACGGCAAAGCCAAAGTCGAATTTGCCCTCGTTCATGGTTTCCCAGCGATTTTCCATCTGCCAGCTCTGGGCGGCCCCCTTGGAGATGACATCCATCACACCCGCCACATCCAGATCCGCCTTCTGGGCAAAGTGAATGGCTTCGGACAGGCCCTGCACAAGCCCGCCAATGCAAATCTGGTTGACCATCTTGGTCAGCTGACCGGACCCCGCAGGCCCCAGCAGGCGCGACTGCTTGGCATAGGCGGACATGATCGGTTCAGCGGTCTTGTAGTGATAGGGATCGCCGCCGCACATGATGGTCAGCTGGCCATTTTCAGCCCCTGCCTGACCGCCCGACACCGGCGCATCAATGGCACCAAAGCCGCGCTTGTCTGCTTCTGCCGCCAGTTCGCGGGCAATGTCGGCAGAGGCCGTCGTGTGGTCCACAAAGACCGTGCCTGGCTGCATGGTCTGAAACACGCCGTCCGGCCCCAGCGTCACCGACCGCAGATCATCGTCATTGCCGACGCAGGTGAAAACCACTTCGGCCTCAGCCGCCGCCTTGGCCGGCGTCCACGCACCAGAGCCGCCGTGGGAGCCCTTATAGGCTTCGCGCCACTGCTTGGCCTTGATGGTTGTGCGATTATAGACCGTGACCTGATGCCCGGCCTTCGCCAGATGCCCCGCCATGGGATAGCCCATGACCCCAAGCCCAATAAACGCAACACGTGCCATGTGGTATCTCCTACCGATTGCTCCTATGTGTGGAGCCGCTCATATGTATTGGGCGCACTAAACATGAAACCACTCGCGACCGGAATACACAGACCCGAACAAAGGACGTGGGGACCGGAACAAAGAACGAGTGTTTGGGGAGGCCGCAGGACATAACGATGACCATGACGATCAAGATACTTCGCTGGACAGCCATCACACTTGCCACGCTGGCCGTGGTGATTGGCCTGGTGGTCCTGCAGCTTCTCGGCCTCGCAGAGCGTGCCGTGCCGGACTATGCGGGCACCATGGACCTGCCCGGTCTGTCTGCCCCGGTCGAGGTCATCCGGGACGCACATGCCGTCCCCCACATCTTTGCCGAGTCGGACCCGGACGCAGCCTTCGCCCTGGGTGTGGCCCACGCGCAGGACAGGCTCTGGCAGATGGAACTGTTCCGTCGCGTGGTGCAGGGTCGCCTTTCAGAGGTATTTGGCTCCGCCGCCCTGCCCGCCGACCGGGTGATCCGCACACTTGATTTGTACGGGCACTCGCAACGCTCCCTTGATGTGCTGTCGCCGGAGCTTCGCACCGTACTTGATGGCTACGCGGCAGGCGTCAACGCCTATCTGGAAAACATGGACAGGCCGCTGCCGCCTGAGTTCCAGATGCTGTGGCATGAGCCCGAACCCTGGGCACCCGCAGACTCGGTCGGCCTTGTGAAGCTTCTTGCCGCGGGCCTGTCAGGTAATGCCTTCAGCGAGATTTCCCGCACGCGCCTGATGGAAGTGCTGGATGACGAGGCACTCAAGACCTTCGACCCACCCTACCCGGCTGACGCCAAACGCGCCGTGCGCGACATGGCTTCTCTTTATCGCACCCTGGGCCTTGAGCGCATTTTCGCAGCCATACCCGACACCGGCCCACCCGGCGCTTCCAACAACTGGGTGGTGGACGGCCAATGGACCAGATCAGGCAAGCCATTGCTGGCCAATGATCCGCACCTCACGATGCTGGCACCCTCCATCTGGTATGCAGCGCACCTGGATGCGGGCGATACCAATGTCATTGGCGCAACCATTCCCGGCATCCCCTCGGTCATTCTTGGCCGCAACAATCACATCGGCTGGGGCTTCACCAATACCGGGCCTGATACTCAGGACATGGCCATTGAGGAAGTTAACCCGGGCAACCCGGCGCAGTACCGCACACCCGACGGCTGGGCGGATTTTACGCTCCGCGACGAAACCATCCGCGTACGGTTTGGTGACGATGAAACAATAACCGTACGCGAAACCCGCAACGGCCCGGTGCTCGATACGATTGCAGAAACCTTTGAGGATGTTGTCGCCGACGGCCATGTCGTGGCGCTGAAATGGACCGCCCTTTCCAGCAGCAACACCACCATTGAAGCGGGTTATCGCTACACAAAGGCCAAAACGGTAGCCGAGTTCGACGACGCAACCCGGCTACAGATATCCCCCATGCAAAGCATGGTTGTGGCGGATGTGGACGGCAATATCGGCATGATCGCGCCTGCTGCCGTGCCCGTCAGAAGCCCGGCCCATGAGACCGGCGGCCTGTTGCCGTCAAAAGGCTGGAACGCTGACAACGACTGGACAGGCTTCATTCCCCATGAGGGACTGCCGCGTGTCATCAACCCCTCGCACGGCTTTATTGCGACCGCCAACAACAAGATCATCGCCGATGATTTCCCGTACTTTATTTCCGCAAGTTGGGATGCCCCCTACAGGGCCCACCGCATCGAGCAGATGATTGAGGCATCGCGCGCTCATGACGTGCAAAGTTTTGAGGCCATGCTGGCCGACAACAAATCACTGATGGCCGAGCAGATGCTGCCCTACCTGATCAGCGTTGAACCCGAAACCGATCAGATGGCGCAGGCACAAACCCTGCTGCGCAACTGGGATGCCACAATGGAAAAAGCAGGGCCCGAACCGCTGATTTTCCACGCCTTCCTCAAGCGCCTGCACACCCGTTTGTACGCGGATGAACTCGGCGACCTGGCGGACAGCACATCGCGGCGCCGCGAAGCATTTATATTCAACGCCATCGCCGCTGATCCTGTTACTGATCCCGCTGCTGAAAAATGGTGCGATGATGTACGCACCCAACAGCGCGAGCACTGCACCGACATTGTGCGCATGGCTTTCGCTGATGGTCTTGGCGACATTGCCGAGATGTATGGTGAGAAAATGGAAGACTGGTCATGGGGCGAGGCACACCCGGTGGTGCACAACCACCTGCCCATGGGCTTCATCCCCGGCCTGCGCGGCTTCTTCAACCTTGAGCGCCCCAGTGCCGGCGGCCCCTACACAGTCAACCGCGGACAGACCGGCTCCGGCAGTCGCCCGTTCGCCAATGTCCATGCGGCCGGCTATCGCGCGGTTTTTGACTTCGATGACCTGAACAATTCCGTGTACATCATATCCACAGGGCAGTCCGGCAATCCGGCATCCAGGTGGTATGACACGTTTGCCACCTTGTGGTCTGACGGCAGACATGTACCCATGACCACGGATCGGGCCGAGATTGAAGCAGGCGCGATTGGCACACTGTTATTGAAGCCCGCAGACGGATAACCGCGTTGCCCAAACACAGGTGATTGCGCCTATACTCACGACATGACTGACAGCAAGAATACCGCCCACGAGGGGCGCCCGGACAAAGCCAAACCAGCGGTCGCCCCGCAGCCGGGAGCGGGTGAGATTGAAGATGCGCTGGCATTTTCGGCTCTGTTGCAGGAGTTCGGACGGCTGTTATCGGGTGAATATGATCGCCGTATGCCCATGAGCCGGGGCCAGTCGGCGGTGGTGGCCCTGCTGATGGAACACGACGGCCGTACAGTCACCCAGCTTGCTGACGACCTGCAGCTTCACAAAGTGTCAGTTGGTGCCCATGTGGACGATCTGGCAAAACAGGGGCTGGTCGAGCGCCGCCCCCACCCCACCGACAAGCGCTCAAAGCAGGTGTGGCTGACGCCGTATTTTCATTCGGTCAAGTTTTTGGGTCAGGGCGTTTTCACCATGATCCATGCCCGCGCTATCGAAGGTATCAGCCAGCAGGACTACCGCCATGCTGTGAAAGTGCTGACTGTCATGCGCGACAATCTCAAACGCCTGAAGGACGAGACCGGCGGCTAGCTGTTGTCAGTCATCAATCGCTGCATATTTGCCGCGGAAGTAAAGCAGCGGCTCACCCGTTGTCGTCGCGGTGTGCCCCAGCACCCGCCCCACCAAAATCACATGATCGCCACCTGCATGACGATGCTCGACGGCGCATTCAAACGTCGCAAGCGCAGTTTCAATCAGCGGCATACCTGCAGCAGCACCCGATACATGAGCATGGTCTTCCAGGGAGTTTGCTCCCGCCCGCGCCATCTCCTGGCTCACGACCATGTCTTCAGCACTCAGGACATTGATCGCAAAATGGTCTGAGGCTTCAAAATCCGCAAACCGGTCAGATGATTTGTCGATGCACCACAACACCAAAGGCGGGTCCAGCGACACCGATGAAAACGAGTTGGCGGTGATGCCGACAGGCGCGCCATCCGCGCGCCGCGTTGTCACCACGGTCACGCCGGTGGCAAAGCAGCCAAGTGCGTTACGGAATTGTCTGGCTTCGTCAGTCATAAAGCATGTGCCTGCGTGAGAGGGATCGCCATGAAGTGGCGGCTGTCTGCCGTTCTAGGCGACCCGCCGCAGGCTGGCAACGGGGTGCTTTAGCAAAGCATTAACCACACCTGTCAACCTCAACCGCGTGTTAACGCATCTCATGCACTGTGCAGGTCAGATTACTCCGGCAAAAGTCTGCGCACGTGGGGTGAGCGGGCTGAACTGTTTAGCGGGTGGGACCCTTCGCGCGATGAAACTGTTTATCGGCATTATCACTGTTTTCGTCTGCGTGCTCGGCGGCTACGCAGCCATGGGCGGCAAGCTCATTGTGCTGTGGCAGCCGTTCGAAGGCGTGATTATTCTGGGTGCCGCCATGGGCGCGTTCATCATCGCCAACCCCGGCCACGTCATCAAACAGTTTGGTGGGTCGCTGGGCGCGCTGATGAAAGGCTCGCAGTACAACAAGGAGTCCTACCTTGAGCTGCTGAGCTGCCTGTTCCAGTTTTTCAAGCTGGCCAAGGCCAAAGGCAACCTGGCGCTGGAAGCTCATGTGGAAAACCCGCACGAGTCCACAATCTTTGCGCAGTTCCCGACCGTCGCCAACAATCACCACGCCGTGGATTTCATCTGCGACTACATTCGCCTCATCACCCTTGGCACCGAAAACCCTCACGAGTTGGAAGCCCTGATTGATGAGGAACTGGAAACTCACCACGAAGAACGCCACCACCTGATTGACGCCATGCAGGCACTGGCCGACGGCACTCCGGCGCTGGGCATTGTGGCCGCCGTGCTGGGCGTGATCAAAACCATGGGTTCCATCAATGAGCCGCCTGAAATCCTCGGCAAGCTGATTGGTGGTGCTCTGGTGGGTACGTTCCTCGGCGTGTTCGTGGCCTATGGCTTTTTTGCACCCATGACCGCATCGCTGAAGCACACTTACGGGGCCGAAGCAAAATACTTCCAGTGCATCAAGGCCTCCCTGCTCGCTCACCTGTCAGGCTACCCGCCTGCCGTTTCGGTTGAGTTTGGCCGTAAGGCACTGCTGACAGAAACCCGTCCGACATTCGCAGAGCTGGAAGAAAAGACAGGCTCCTTGCAGCCGGTCTAGGCCGACATAGCGATCAAACGGAAAGCACCCAACGCACACCATGGCCAGCAACGAACAGCCGATCATCATCAAGCGCGTGAAAAAAGCCGCGCACGCCCATCACGGTGGTGCGTGGAAGATCGCCTATGCTGACTTCGTGACCGCCATGATGGCTTTCTTCCTGCTGATGTGGCTCATCTCCATGACGACGCCGCAGCAAAAGGACGGGCTTGCGGACTATTTCGCGCCGCCAAATATCAGCCGCTCCACGTCAGGGTCTGGCGGTGTTCTGGGCGGCACAGCGCACGACAATCGCGGTGCACGCGAAGGCGGCTCAGTAACCGCCATCGTCATGTCCATTGCTCCGCCTGCGGATGAAGAAGCCGAAGGTGACGACAAGGGCCGCACACCCGGCGAAGGGCAGATGGGCGACAAGGTGGCCCGTGGCGCGGAAGAACCCCACCCGGATGACTCGTTCCTGGAAGAAGGTGAAACCGAGCAGGAGGCCCGCGCCTTTGCCCGCGCTGAAATGTCCATCCGCCAGTCGCTGAATGATCTGCCGGAACTGGCCGAACTCTCCAAGCACATCATCATTGACGAAACACCCGAAGGCCTGCGTATCCAGCTTGTGGATCAGGAAGGCCGCTCGATGTTCCCCGCTGAAAGTGCTGTGCCCTACGAGCGCACACGTGTTCTTCTCAACGCCATCGGCAACACGCTGAACCAGCTCCCCAACCGCATTACGATCGGCGGTCACACGGACGCAAACCCATTGAGCACCG
This window encodes:
- a CDS encoding NAD(P)-dependent oxidoreductase; translated protein: MARVAFIGLGVMGYPMAGHLAKAGHQVTVYNRTTIKAKQWREAYKGSHGGSGAWTPAKAAAEAEVVFTCVGNDDDLRSVTLGPDGVFQTMQPGTVFVDHTTASADIARELAAEADKRGFGAIDAPVSGGQAGAENGQLTIMCGGDPYHYKTAEPIMSAYAKQSRLLGPAGSGQLTKMVNQICIGGLVQGLSEAIHFAQKADLDVAGVMDVISKGAAQSWQMENRWETMNEGKFDFGFAVDWMRKDLAICLAEAARNGADLPVTQIVDGYYADVQEMGGNRWDTSSLIARLTKS
- a CDS encoding penicillin acylase family protein, with the translated sequence MTMTIKILRWTAITLATLAVVIGLVVLQLLGLAERAVPDYAGTMDLPGLSAPVEVIRDAHAVPHIFAESDPDAAFALGVAHAQDRLWQMELFRRVVQGRLSEVFGSAALPADRVIRTLDLYGHSQRSLDVLSPELRTVLDGYAAGVNAYLENMDRPLPPEFQMLWHEPEPWAPADSVGLVKLLAAGLSGNAFSEISRTRLMEVLDDEALKTFDPPYPADAKRAVRDMASLYRTLGLERIFAAIPDTGPPGASNNWVVDGQWTRSGKPLLANDPHLTMLAPSIWYAAHLDAGDTNVIGATIPGIPSVILGRNNHIGWGFTNTGPDTQDMAIEEVNPGNPAQYRTPDGWADFTLRDETIRVRFGDDETITVRETRNGPVLDTIAETFEDVVADGHVVALKWTALSSSNTTIEAGYRYTKAKTVAEFDDATRLQISPMQSMVVADVDGNIGMIAPAAVPVRSPAHETGGLLPSKGWNADNDWTGFIPHEGLPRVINPSHGFIATANNKIIADDFPYFISASWDAPYRAHRIEQMIEASRAHDVQSFEAMLADNKSLMAEQMLPYLISVEPETDQMAQAQTLLRNWDATMEKAGPEPLIFHAFLKRLHTRLYADELGDLADSTSRRREAFIFNAIAADPVTDPAAEKWCDDVRTQQREHCTDIVRMAFADGLGDIAEMYGEKMEDWSWGEAHPVVHNHLPMGFIPGLRGFFNLERPSAGGPYTVNRGQTGSGSRPFANVHAAGYRAVFDFDDLNNSVYIISTGQSGNPASRWYDTFATLWSDGRHVPMTTDRAEIEAGAIGTLLLKPADG
- a CDS encoding MarR family winged helix-turn-helix transcriptional regulator is translated as MTDSKNTAHEGRPDKAKPAVAPQPGAGEIEDALAFSALLQEFGRLLSGEYDRRMPMSRGQSAVVALLMEHDGRTVTQLADDLQLHKVSVGAHVDDLAKQGLVERRPHPTDKRSKQVWLTPYFHSVKFLGQGVFTMIHARAIEGISQQDYRHAVKVLTVMRDNLKRLKDETGG
- a CDS encoding flavin reductase family protein, encoding MTDEARQFRNALGCFATGVTVVTTRRADGAPVGITANSFSSVSLDPPLVLWCIDKSSDRFADFEASDHFAINVLSAEDMVVSQEMARAGANSLEDHAHVSGAAAGMPLIETALATFECAVEHRHAGGDHVILVGRVLGHTATTTGEPLLYFRGKYAAIDD
- the motA gene encoding flagellar motor stator protein MotA, producing the protein MKLFIGIITVFVCVLGGYAAMGGKLIVLWQPFEGVIILGAAMGAFIIANPGHVIKQFGGSLGALMKGSQYNKESYLELLSCLFQFFKLAKAKGNLALEAHVENPHESTIFAQFPTVANNHHAVDFICDYIRLITLGTENPHELEALIDEELETHHEERHHLIDAMQALADGTPALGIVAAVLGVIKTMGSINEPPEILGKLIGGALVGTFLGVFVAYGFFAPMTASLKHTYGAEAKYFQCIKASLLAHLSGYPPAVSVEFGRKALLTETRPTFAELEEKTGSLQPV
- a CDS encoding flagellar motor protein MotB, which translates into the protein MASNEQPIIIKRVKKAAHAHHGGAWKIAYADFVTAMMAFFLLMWLISMTTPQQKDGLADYFAPPNISRSTSGSGGVLGGTAHDNRGAREGGSVTAIVMSIAPPADEEAEGDDKGRTPGEGQMGDKVARGAEEPHPDDSFLEEGETEQEARAFARAEMSIRQSLNDLPELAELSKHIIIDETPEGLRIQLVDQEGRSMFPAESAVPYERTRVLLNAIGNTLNQLPNRITIGGHTDANPLSTGDEYTSWELTSDRANAARRLLMQAGLNGNRVYQVAGKADSEPLFPEDPYMAANRRISIVLLREAPVLPPSQMR